TTATCCTGAAAAATAAAATAAGAATCAAACCCTACGATTCCTGTAATTTTCTTTTTGATGGGCAATCTTTTTTCATAAGTTAAACCAAACTTGGTATAGCCATTTGTTGAGCCAGAAACATGTATTAAATCTGGATCAGAAAATGCGGCATTGAGATCGGTAAGAAATGACCGTGTCAGGTTTGATTTTATAATGGTTCCGTTTGTGGCAAAGAAAACTCTATCCATGTCATTATAAGAATAATGCAAGTTGAATTCGATGTTGTTAAAATTATAGTTGTTAATGCTTACAGAGTTAGGGTTGTATTCTCGGTCGTACTTTGGTTTTAGATTCGTGTAGGTATATTTTAGTCCAAAGCCTAAATAGCTTTTTAGAGAATTTATATTTCTGTTTACCTCATTGTTGAGTTCAAAAGTATTGTAGAGTATATTGTCTGATGCTTTGCCATTTATATAAATTTCTTGGCGCAGGAAAGCTCCATAAGCTTCAGTTGCCCACCACCATTCTCTATGGCCTCCGAAATTTTTCTGATAATTGATTCTGGCTTTTGGCTGTTCGGCAATATCGGCAGTTATTAAAAGACGGGAAGCATCAGCCAAGATGTTTCTTCCTGTGTAGTTAAAAATTATTCCAACACCTCTATAAGTATCATAATGCACTGATGTATTTAGCTGGTTTTTGGCGCGTTCAAAACCAAACAATGTAATGCCCAATTTATCACTGTCTTTGATGAAATAACTGTATGTAATCTCATCAAAAAGATTGGTTCCCATTGCTCTGTTAATGCCTGCTATTAAATCTTTGGTTGTGTATTTTACATGGGTTTTAAGATTGGCTCTTCCTACCACAAGGGGAAGATTTTCGGGGCTTATTTTTTTATAAACAATCGTATCTAGAACAAACTCATTGGGCATATCGGGCAATTTATGCGTTCGCTGTTGGAATCCTTTTAATTTTTCTGAAAGAGCAATTAAAGCAGGAAGATTTTGATTTGTTGCTATTTTTCCATCTTTGTGGATTTCGTTACTATCGGCAAAATCAGCTGTTGAGAAACGGAGATTGGGTAGGTGATCAATCAATATGTTGCATAAATCACGATTTGCAGGATTTTTAATGTTACTCGGAAACATACTGGTCTGCATTAATATGGTCATAAGATTATTTAGCTTATCTACAGGTTCCATTCCGCCTCCGACGTCACTTCCAATAATAATGTCTGCGCCCATTTGTTTGGCAACATCCGTTGGGAAATTATTCAATACGCCACCGTCTACCAAAACGGTCTTTCCGTAAGGCATTGGCTTGAAGATAGCTGGTAGCGACATACTGGCGCGCATAGCGTAGGATAAACTTCCTTTGCTTAAAATAACTTCTTTTCCTTCTACCAAGTCTGTAGCCATGGCTCTAAAAGGAATTGAGAGACTGTCAAAATCTTTAACATTGTATACAGGGAAAGTTAATTCAGAAAGGTATTCTCTTAGATTTTGATCATTTAGCAGAGAACCAATGCTGTTAAGTTTTCCGTCTTTAACACCTATTCCGACCAAATACCGTTGAAATTCTCTTTTTTCTTCTGCACTTACAGATCTCAATGATTGGCCACCGCCTAAGAGTTTATCCCAATAAATATCTTTGGTAATTTTTTCTATACTGTCACCAGAATATCCCATTGCATATAAGCCACCTATAATGCTTCCCATACTGTTTCCGACAATAAGGTCTGGAACGATGTGAAGAGAGTCCAATTTCTGTAAAAGAGGAATGTGTGCAATTCCTTTTGCGCCGCCACCGCTTAATACTAATACAACTTTAGGTTTTTTTTGCTGAGAAAAAATAATTTGTGGGAGACTTAGTAAAAATAAGAAGACGAATAAATAAGTTGATTTTTTCAAGTGTTTACTATTTAAGTATTTGATAAATAGATTCTTATTTTGGTTATTAAAAGTAATCAGATATTTATAAAAGTACAATTTTTTGATAAAAATGTTTTGCCTGAAACATAAAAACAGAAAACCCGATAGGCTTTTAAAACCTATCGGGTTTGAAATATGTATTAAAAATCTAAGATCTACAATCTTAAATCTAAATTTATTAATATCTGTAGTATTCTGGTTTGAATGGACCTTGAACCTCAACACCAATATAAGCAGCTTGATCTTCTCTTA
The Flavobacterium humidisoli DNA segment above includes these coding regions:
- a CDS encoding patatin-like phospholipase family protein, whose product is MKKSTYLFVFLFLLSLPQIIFSQQKKPKVVLVLSGGGAKGIAHIPLLQKLDSLHIVPDLIVGNSMGSIIGGLYAMGYSGDSIEKITKDIYWDKLLGGGQSLRSVSAEEKREFQRYLVGIGVKDGKLNSIGSLLNDQNLREYLSELTFPVYNVKDFDSLSIPFRAMATDLVEGKEVILSKGSLSYAMRASMSLPAIFKPMPYGKTVLVDGGVLNNFPTDVAKQMGADIIIGSDVGGGMEPVDKLNNLMTILMQTSMFPSNIKNPANRDLCNILIDHLPNLRFSTADFADSNEIHKDGKIATNQNLPALIALSEKLKGFQQRTHKLPDMPNEFVLDTIVYKKISPENLPLVVGRANLKTHVKYTTKDLIAGINRAMGTNLFDEITYSYFIKDSDKLGITLFGFERAKNQLNTSVHYDTYRGVGIIFNYTGRNILADASRLLITADIAEQPKARINYQKNFGGHREWWWATEAYGAFLRQEIYINGKASDNILYNTFELNNEVNRNINSLKSYLGFGLKYTYTNLKPKYDREYNPNSVSINNYNFNNIEFNLHYSYNDMDRVFFATNGTIIKSNLTRSFLTDLNAAFSDPDLIHVSGSTNGYTKFGLTYEKRLPIKKKITGIVGFDSYFIFQDKLKHDDIPFSGFGYAAKYFIGGIIPSSGSNRFSFAGLHEDELNVTQYMGIRLASQINLMGKIYLTPHFNLATVGFDSFNEYVDHVFNPKGNWDNNIETSLVISGGAAISYQSILGPIHFDTSWINNIDKVRLFFSVGLSFNP